The proteins below are encoded in one region of Streptomyces marianii:
- a CDS encoding lipase family alpha/beta hydrolase produces the protein MTPQHHPDDIAGRYLTGDTRTRMNLIRDPGAATALRGLLGTRAYTELAELAGPRPQEHLGDDQATNLVFVPGVMGSILASTGLGGIWWLDVKSRHRIDSLALSADGLSDAHPSFKISPVTVDSLYEGFLFSAERRQNTHPLAFPYDWRKPLSASADHFHQTVLDRRAAAHRRGPIDVVAHSMGGLVVRTALMRHPDLWRHLGKIVFLGTPHYGSPAIGGYLKNHLWGFELLTLLGRYLSRETFRTLHGVLGLLPAPAGVYPASSGERTADTPYDHPCGNFDFYDAGAWCLNLAPAQELQLQSVLDAAARQHHDLHTWHQSLDQALRDRMAVIAGTGFKTLFRLAYNKRLGMLWQHMDRITARIPHHADRDGDGRVPLASARLPWTAETRYVHGEHSSLPNLPDVQQDVWRFLNDQPMRLPTSSKAVMGEHLAVAAESISALSLPEPPAQRAADDPGYLDITGPTAAGLAELERQLDTGNLQDFIRTRLL, from the coding sequence GTGACACCACAGCACCACCCCGACGACATCGCCGGCCGCTACCTCACAGGCGACACACGCACCAGGATGAACCTCATACGCGACCCTGGAGCCGCGACCGCGCTGCGCGGTCTGCTCGGCACCCGCGCGTACACCGAGCTCGCCGAGCTGGCCGGCCCTCGGCCCCAGGAACACCTGGGTGACGACCAGGCCACCAACCTTGTCTTCGTCCCCGGCGTCATGGGCAGCATTCTCGCCAGCACGGGTCTGGGCGGAATCTGGTGGCTCGACGTCAAGTCCCGCCACCGCATCGACAGCCTCGCCCTGTCCGCCGACGGACTCAGCGACGCCCACCCCTCCTTCAAGATCAGCCCCGTCACCGTCGACTCCCTCTACGAGGGTTTCCTGTTCTCGGCCGAAAGGCGACAGAACACCCACCCCCTCGCCTTTCCCTACGACTGGCGCAAGCCCCTCAGCGCCAGCGCCGACCACTTCCACCAGACCGTCCTCGACCGAAGAGCCGCCGCTCACCGGCGGGGCCCCATCGACGTCGTGGCCCACAGCATGGGCGGTCTCGTCGTCCGAACGGCCCTCATGCGGCACCCGGACCTCTGGCGGCACCTCGGCAAGATCGTCTTCCTCGGCACACCGCACTACGGTTCCCCCGCCATCGGCGGCTATCTGAAGAACCACCTCTGGGGCTTCGAGCTCCTCACACTCCTCGGCCGTTATCTCTCCCGCGAGACGTTTCGTACCCTGCACGGCGTCCTCGGCCTGCTGCCCGCCCCCGCCGGCGTCTACCCCGCAAGCTCCGGCGAACGCACCGCAGACACCCCCTACGACCACCCCTGCGGCAACTTCGACTTCTACGACGCCGGCGCATGGTGCCTCAACCTGGCCCCCGCACAGGAACTGCAACTGCAGTCCGTACTCGACGCAGCCGCCCGCCAGCACCACGACCTCCACACCTGGCACCAGTCGCTCGACCAGGCGCTGCGCGACCGCATGGCCGTCATCGCCGGCACCGGCTTCAAGACCCTCTTCCGGCTCGCCTACAACAAGCGCCTGGGAATGCTGTGGCAGCACATGGACCGCATCACCGCACGCATTCCCCACCACGCAGACCGTGATGGGGACGGCCGCGTCCCGCTCGCCTCGGCCCGCCTCCCGTGGACCGCGGAAACACGCTACGTCCACGGCGAGCACAGCAGCCTGCCCAACCTTCCCGATGTCCAGCAGGACGTCTGGCGCTTCCTGAACGACCAGCCCATGCGCCTGCCCACCAGCTCCAAGGCAGTCATGGGCGAGCATCTCGCCGTCGCGGCCGAGAGCATCTCCGCCCTCTCCCTGCCCGAGCCGCCGGCTCAACGCGCCGCCGACGATCCCGGCTACCTCGACATCACCGGCCCCACCGCGGCCGGCCTGGCCGAGCTCGAGAGGCAACTCGACACCGGCAACCTGCAGGACTTCATCCGCACCCGGCTCCTCTGA
- a CDS encoding YciI family protein: MAKYLLLKHYRGAPAPVNDVPMGQWSPEEITAHVQYMNDFAARLEETGEFVDGQALAPEGAWVRYDGEGRPPVTDGPFAETKDLIAGWMIIDVDGYERAVELAGELSAAPGAGGRPIHEWLEVRPFLTAPPTITE, from the coding sequence ATGGCCAAGTACCTGCTGCTGAAGCACTACCGCGGCGCCCCGGCTCCGGTCAACGACGTACCGATGGGCCAGTGGAGCCCGGAGGAGATCACCGCCCATGTGCAGTACATGAACGACTTCGCGGCCCGGCTGGAGGAGACGGGCGAGTTCGTCGACGGTCAGGCGCTCGCCCCCGAGGGGGCCTGGGTCCGCTACGACGGCGAGGGCCGCCCGCCGGTCACCGACGGACCGTTCGCCGAGACCAAGGACCTCATCGCCGGCTGGATGATCATCGACGTCGACGGCTACGAGCGCGCCGTCGAGCTGGCAGGTGAGTTGTCGGCCGCCCCCGGGGCGGGCGGCAGGCCGATCCACGAGTGGCTGGAGGTGCGCCCCTTCCTGACCGCGCCGCCCACCATCACGGAGTGA
- a CDS encoding PP2C family protein-serine/threonine phosphatase, protein MRSVIRSSVRPRADGHHRVLWVLAQCLPFAIAVLVVVIELTPLHVMYTGPLLTATPALAAVTMGPRGTIAAAAFALVISVITATYNQAWQNQQVYTNLLALTLVSAASITTSSAARTRSENELNQIRRIAVVAQEVLLRPVPARIGPLHAGSMYVAAETGAQIGGDLYEAVQTRFGVRLIIGDVRGKGLPAVRAAAAVLGAFREAAHYQENLVDVMEHCAAALERERLSPGVDPDARVEGFVTALVAQVPQEPVVEIVNRGHPSPLVLHRGRAEALTPGCPLPPLGLDELLPEPSEGKAESYPFVRGDRLLLHTDGVIEARDSDGEFFALPDAFEAVRGNAPGEFLDELHQALTRHSSGCLADDIAMVIIERVD, encoded by the coding sequence ATGCGGTCGGTCATCCGCTCATCCGTGCGCCCGCGAGCGGACGGTCACCACCGGGTCCTCTGGGTGCTCGCGCAATGCCTGCCTTTCGCGATCGCGGTCCTGGTGGTGGTCATCGAGCTCACGCCCCTGCATGTCATGTACACGGGACCGCTGCTGACCGCAACACCGGCATTGGCGGCGGTCACCATGGGCCCCAGGGGCACGATCGCGGCTGCCGCCTTCGCGCTTGTCATCAGCGTGATCACCGCCACCTACAACCAGGCCTGGCAGAACCAGCAGGTCTACACCAACCTCCTCGCCCTCACACTGGTGTCTGCCGCGAGCATCACCACCAGTAGCGCCGCCCGCACGCGCAGCGAGAACGAGCTCAACCAGATCCGAAGGATCGCCGTCGTCGCGCAGGAGGTGCTGCTGCGCCCGGTGCCCGCCCGGATCGGCCCGCTGCACGCGGGCAGCATGTACGTCGCGGCCGAGACCGGTGCCCAGATCGGCGGTGATCTCTACGAGGCCGTGCAAACCCGCTTCGGGGTGCGACTCATCATCGGCGACGTCCGCGGCAAGGGCCTTCCCGCGGTGCGCGCCGCCGCTGCCGTGCTGGGGGCCTTCCGGGAGGCGGCCCACTACCAGGAGAACCTGGTGGACGTCATGGAGCACTGTGCGGCGGCCCTGGAGCGGGAGCGCCTGTCGCCGGGCGTGGACCCGGACGCCCGCGTGGAGGGGTTCGTCACGGCGCTGGTGGCCCAGGTCCCGCAGGAGCCGGTGGTCGAGATCGTCAACCGCGGCCATCCGTCCCCGCTGGTGCTGCACCGCGGCAGGGCGGAGGCCCTGACGCCGGGGTGCCCGCTGCCGCCGCTCGGCCTTGATGAGCTCCTGCCCGAGCCGTCCGAGGGCAAGGCGGAGTCCTATCCGTTCGTCCGCGGCGACCGCCTGCTGCTGCACACCGACGGTGTGATCGAGGCACGCGACAGCGACGGCGAGTTCTTCGCGCTGCCCGATGCCTTCGAGGCCGTTCGCGGGAACGCCCCCGGAGAGTTCCTGGACGAGCTCCACCAGGCGCTGACACGGCACTCGTCAGGCTGTCTCGCCGACGATATCGCGATGGTGATCATCGAGAGGGTCGATTAG